The stretch of DNA GTATCCTTTAAGATCAGGAggaatttaaaagcatttttttttcaaatgaaacttTTCTTTCATACAGCTCTTTGCATCTTGTCATTAAAGCATGCAAAATATAGTGATATAGtaaaagatacatttttaaaaaaataccgtTAAGTATTCAGGAAGTTTTGCAACACTGTGAATCTGATTGTttgtatttgaaaaacaaaaataagttattCCCTACCCAGTTAGTCATGTTGCTGAGGGTAAAAATTGAAAGGCTGTGTATGCATTAGTGCATATCAGCACAGAGAACTGATACAGTAGCAAAGGCATTCCTCTGGCGAGAGTAGGTCTGGTAACGGGATGCTGTTCATATAGTGATGTAGCCCATTCCCTCTAGTCTTCCAAAAGCCAGTGCTGTTATGACATTAAAATGTAAGTTGACAGTATTTTCTGCTCGATAGTGTGTTTACAAAGATAAAGCAGTGAAAGGCACGAGGCCTCTTCATTGCTCCCATGCCTGGACCTCGATCCCCAATCTATTGGCAGGTGAAGGCCCGTGCCAGCAAGCTACAGTAGTGAGAAGAAACTACGCAGTCATCTGTTAGGATACTCCCTGAGTACTTGCAGCTAGGACTGCCTGGAACATGGCTCTTAGTGTACTAACATAAAGACAAAGAGAGAAACAAGGCCTGAGTTATGGATTAGGAATTGTAATAGGATACACTGTCAGTGGCTTCTAGAGCTCAGTATTCCTATTAACCAAGACCAGCTCTGTTAAGAAACTTAATTTTAGGACTTGGATCATATTGGCCCTTTAGCAATACCATGTTTGTGTTATttgtaatgcattttatttttgcaattcaATTTACCAGCGGCCTTTTTATTCAATtccatattttcatattttcaaaagCCTTAGATTTTCTCTCTAACAGCTGTTGAGGTAAAGCAACTAAGAAAGGCGGCGATTCTacaaaaagttatatttttattcCTTATTCCATATCAAGGATTCTGGGCCATGTCCTCCCTGCTACCTGCCTGGTTGTGCGTTAAAGCAGCGTTTGTAGTTAATTAGAAATATTGACaagttcagtgtttttttacagACCTGTGACTGTAGCTTTTTCTTCTATACCTTTTCCTGCTGTACATGTTgataaagaaaaatgaacatGCTGCTAAATATTGGGTCTCACTTGTTAAACTGACAGCATTTTACCCATGCTGTCACACTTGGCAAGCAATGCTATATGGAGAACTAGTGGTACACTGCTGTCAGACAAGACACAGAAACGCTGTGACTAATCTTACTCAAGTAAACTATCTGCTTtttgtacattgtttttttgtgagtAGATTTCCTAATTTTGGGACATCATGCTATTTTAAAAGTGTCTTAAGCAAATAATAAAGGTACTTTGtattttcataaatatataGTCTCTGTTTATGTGTTTGGTCAGTGTGAGAAAGTGCAGGGTTGGACTcttcataaatataaaacaaattaaaaaaaaaaaactgtcaaattAATTCCATGGGATCCAGAGTGATAGTTGGGTGACTTTGAATCTcgaaaccttttttctttttcatggcAACATTATCACACCTCCAGGAAATAGTCCCCCAGTGTGTCCTCAGCATATGAAGAAACACAGGATGCTCCATATTTATTCTTATCTCCAGTgaaatatgaacaaaaaaaacatacaacttAATGAATTATGGAATAGTCATGCTTGTAAAAATGTATAACTGTTGTACTGTGTTCATGCTATGGCACAGAGCAATTACATATTTGTCATTCATTCATAATTGTTTGAATTCCAGTTGCACTGAGGGCCACCTTCATTCACAGCAAATCACCTTAGCAGAAGCAGTCCTTCAAATGAGATTATACCTTCAGCTCTTTGCAAGTGCAGTGGACGTCTTCAGCTTTGAAGGGGGGCCTGTTAACTTGGGGTGTAAAAGGAAAAATTATGGACACACCCGAGGTCGTGTCGTGCCAGAGATCACACAAACTCTGGGACACGGTAGAGGTCACAAGACCTTTAGTACACGGTGCAGCAGTAAAGCGCAGATATGCAATAGAAGCAGCATCACGGTTAAGGTCAGCAGGGCCTTTGGAAAATGACAGGGAATTGACCATTGACCTTCACTAGCTGAGGGATGGCTATGAATGCAACAAAAACTGAATCTGTTACTGTGCATTGGAGTGTCCACTACTACTGGAATAGTGGCAGTCTTGCCAGaaaaaggacacaagtggaTCTTGCCTCTCCAGACTCTGCAGAAAAGATGTTTCAGGAGGCAAAGCCAAAAGGAGAGATCTCCCGCACAAATCCACATTATCAAGatacaaaaagtgtcaaaactagCGTTCGGTGTCCCCTCCATGGGTGTGGCATTCAGGAAGAAGCACAAAGAGGCAAACCGCAATTGAATGACCACTGGTACCATATGATgtggtcagaaaaaaataaaaataaaaattgagctTTTTGGACACATACTACATTtggcattaaaaagaaaacacttgcATGCTAATCCTAATCGTAAGTTTATACAGCATGTTAATGGTCACCAATCTGTAAAATATTAGTAGtgcaaacattcacaatggATAAACTTATTTCTAAACTTCTGTTAATGTAGAAACGTGTGTATTACATGATACAGAGGCTAAAACAAggtacaacaaaaaaaacctaGGCTGAAGCATCTAAAGCAGTACAATACACAGGAATGAGACTCAAATCATTCTAGCTGTTGGCAAAATCTAAACATCATGGCATGTTCAAGTTAACCTCAGCAGCGCGATACGTGAGCCTCTGAAATGTCCGTCACAGGCAGGTTCCTGACGGCAGGAGGGCTCATGCAGAGAGGCTGGTCTGCCAGCTGCCTGTTGCTAATCAGCCATTGCCGAAGATACCTGACGTTGCAGTCACACTGCCATGAGTTTCCCTGAAGTCGCACAGTCGTCAGATTCGACGCATTATCGAACAGCCCTTCCGGGAGCTGCTCCAGGCTGTTCTGCCGTAGGTCGAGTGTTTTCAGATGAACGAGGGGTTCCAACATCTTGGCTTCAATGGTCTGCAGCTGGTTGTCGTACGCGTACAGGTGCTGGAGGCCCGTTTGCTGGAAAAGACTGGCCGGCAGCTGGCGGACAGCATTCCTGGCCAGCGAGAGCCAGGACAGGCTGCGGAGGCCCCGGAACACGGCGGCGGGGACCGCGCTCAGCTTGTTGTCGTACAGCGCGCACACGCGGAGCGCCTGCAGGCCGCTGAAGAGGCCGGGGTGCAGGGAGGCCAGGCCGttggaggagagagacaggaccgtGAGGGACTGCAGGTTCCGGAAAGAGCCAGGAGAGAGGCTCTCCAGCCTGTTTCTCGCCAAGACCAAGGTCTTGAGGCGAGGCAGAGAAGAGAACAGGGCGTCTGAAAATCGAGAGAGGTGGTTGCCGTTCAAATGAAGGCGCTCGAGATTCTGCAGAGGGGCGAAAATGCGATCCGGGAGCCGCGTCAGCTGGTTGCCGTAGAGATAGAGGTGGGTGAGCTGAGGGAGGGGAAGGAAGAGGTCTTCAGGCAAGCTCTCAAGCCTGTTACTCTGGAGATGGAGAGCCTGCAGCTGGGTGAAGTTGTGGAAGGCAGAAGCAGGCAGGCGATCCAGGGAGTTGTTCTTGAGGATTAGGACGCCCACATCTCCTGGGATGTCCTGGGGGAGGCCATGCAGTGCCCTCCCGGCGCAGTCCACCGTCAGGATGCCATCTGAGGTGTGGCAGAGGCACTCCCTGGGACAGGACAGGGCAAGGCCACcaaggaggagcaggaggaagaGACAGGTTAGCGGCCACATCACTCCGCTACCTAAGGGTGGGAAGGTAAGATTTAACCACATCTCACATTTCTCAAAGTGGAACGAAAGCAAATTAAGTGCACCTGGAGAAATATGTCTTTGTGCTAATGATGGCTGAGCCAATTAAATACAGCCGCCATTGTTACTATCCCTTCGTTTAAATCACCATTGCAATCgtaattattaaaaaagaaaagaaagctaGAAACAGTGTATTACCTCAAGTAAGTGAGGGAATGAACCTGCTCAAACTCCACTGGAagcctacagtacatgattggCACATTATTGGCCGATTGAAATATCAAAAGAGTTTTACAAGATATGGTTCAAGCAAATGATCGAGAACTTGGATGAAGGCGTTTATCCATCCACCATTTcagtgtcagaggctgcaaacAATTccaaaaagttttgaaaaacaaactttttgagcCATAGGCATTTTTACAAGCAAAACGGTCTTAATTACAGCAGTTGTCTCACCTCGAAAGTAAACAACTGTTCTTAAAATGATTTCTTCCACATTTCCACTCACACAGTAAAaatccattttcattttccacATACTTTACTAACCTCAAAGTCAAATTAAGAACAGACCTGTGAAAGTCATTAGGAGAGAACAGCCTAATCAGAAGACCAAAATGGCCCTGAATGGCTTTTGTCAGCCCAGTTGCAATGAAATCTTAAAAAAGCATCAATATAGAATACATTTCCCTTGTCCTTGAGACTGAAATACAGAAGCTTAAAAGATTATAGCATTATCAAGTTGGGTTTGTACTTGCCTGTAACCTTCACAAAATGTTCACCTCTTTTTCAGGTTAGAAGCTGTTCTTCTGTGAATTTCAAGCTGATTGCGGATGTCAATATGCAGTTCTTCCCAGAAAGCCTTCAGTTTTATCACTATTTAGTCAGAATGTTGTGAAACAGTCTGTGATGAAATTTCATGCACACACCCCGTATTTCCCACAAATGATGAAGGAAGCATTCATCTTTGCCAgtatttcaaaatcctgaacaAATCAGAATGGGAATGCTGTAGTGATAACGTTCTTCATTGCCTCTAGCTAGTTACTTTAATGATCACGTATTTCAGACACTAACTAGgttgctatataaatatatgtgcTGTTTGGCTTAAAACAACGCATTTTGGCTGTTTAGTTGATAGTAgatgaatgcaaaaaaaactaTCTTGAATATTCTTGTAATGGATATCTTTTATAAGCAGGGTATTAAAAATAGATGACGTTATCAACTTAAACCAGTGAAAAGTGCATTTTCCAGTGTATAAGTGTGTAAATAGCAGTTCCcccacatttattaatataacttcaGCACACTAGTAATACGGTACTGTACCTCCACACAGACTTAAAATAGTTATATTGGCGTGTTCCTGGTTCGTGATCAGTTCCTAATTGGAGCCTGGACTAAAGAATAAACACTGAATGCTAGGAGGGGCAGTTCATGGAAGCAAATTTATTCTGCATCTATGAAGGAGGGGTGGAGGAGACTGGAATATCTGAGGAGGAAAAAGTCCCACCTAAACTGACACACAAGGTTGGATTTGAACCCCAGGAGCCCAAAGTTGTGCAACTTGTAGTTATTATCACTGATAATTTTTGCTGCACAACTTGACCCTGTGTAATTGAGAAGTTTAGAAAACCCGGGACTCTGCTGCAGAATACATTCATCTCACAGGATCACAATTCCAGTCTTGTAAGGTCACAAGGCAGCAGGTATTACAGGTTTCTTCACATTCCAGCATCGACTAAACTGGGGAAGCTGTTAAACTGGGTCACAGAAGGCAACACTTAGATCGATTAGGTATTCAGAATTCAAGGGTGGAATGAAACCCTGCAGCTCCCCTGACGTTTCTGCCAACAACCACAAtgaaacacacatttttttcccccctttttatttaaaaacttttaacaTCTCGACGGTGATCATCAGGCACCTGTAGTTCAAGTCGGTCAACATCTGATGAATGTTGTGCCAGCCAGCCGGGCAACATGTGAACACAACACAGGTGGGGAACTGGCAGGTGAGCCGGGAGATTCTGGCCCTGATCCTGACGACCCACACCGCCGAGTTCGCTCCAGCCGAGCTTTATGTAGAGGTGCCCTTTGAACTATAGCATTtcagaagtaaaacaaaatcccTGATGTTAAAGCAGAACACCTACCTTGGCAAATATTCCAATCAAGCATCCTGTCAAGTCCAATTATAGCTTAAATTAAGCTCAGCTGGAGTAAAAACGAGCAGGTGTGTGGAACTTTACAAGAACTGTGAACCCCTGCACTTGTAATTGTTTGCCCGCAGAGGCACTTTAAAAGGCTGGTCTTTCATCTCTTTTGCCACACCTTACCTCCCACTTACGATGGATCAATGGATTCATTAACTCAATGTACTGGCGTCTCATTGTGATGTAAATGCATAATGGAACACATAAACGTGCacagataaaaatgaaattcaaactgaaatttttgccttttaattttaaatgctgtaTCTCACACATACTATTTCAAGCGACTGTCTCAGTAGCAAGGCATTACAGCGATTCACTGGTGGTAAAAATGTGAGCAGCCCCTTCAGTGATAGTGGTCACCCCACTGCACAGCTAAATGAACTTTGGCAGTTGGAAATCACTTAAGGTCATCTCAAAGTGTAACTACCACTCTCTGGAGTCACCTCTAATTTTAACtaacaattgtatacatttagcACTTTTCACCCCAATAGACCCAGAAGGATTTCTGATATACACACAAGTGGGTCCACTTCATCTATCACTGAAAAACAATGCCATGACACCAGTAATGCAGTATTCATGACCTTTGTacaacatctcatctgaaggatggaaCCTCCTGGAAAACTGTGTTCCTTGTCACCATAAAAGGGCACCGATTTGAACATTCTGGTGTGGGGAGACAAGCACCACCTACTGATCTACAAACTGGTCTACGCTTTTACAGAAGCAACCTGATTTTCCTGACTGTTCCTCCCAGGAGTGACCAAGCCCATTGGCCATTATTCACTACACTATCTGCTACTAAATGTCCTCCACCGCCCTTCCAACCTCCTCCTGCTGCTTGTGGTGTGGGCTCAACTTTTTGGGGAGACCTGCACAAAATTGGGGGGTTGGGGGTATGCTTTTTTACCACCAGTTTACAATGAGCAAAAATAACATAACTGAAGTATTAATaacacagacatactgtacacatacatgAACACTGTTGTGGCTTAATCCTGACTCAGCATAGAGTGTTAACAGTCTTGAGAAAGAATGCACAATAACCAAGCTTCACCAAATCTCAGAAATTAGCAAATACCGCCATGGGCGCACAGCAAGTTCAACTACATGTTCTTCAAGTGATGTTGCTGGCCGATAAAAAGAGTAACACCAAACTGCAACAACTGATATGTCTGCTTTCCTTTAACATTCTGTATAGCATGCACTTAACACAAAATCTGAACCAGAATCTTTAAACCCTCTGCTTTAAACTTTGCATATAAAAGATAAAGATGTAGTATAAACGTATAAAGATGCACAGACATCACTGCAGATGCCTTTAGTGATACAGACAATGCCAGACAAGCATTGAACTTCCGGAGTCAGGAGATGTGGTTTAGTAAGGGTGGTAAAAGCAGCAGTAATAATTAAAAGGGACAAAGGCATTTCATATACTTACGTTAGATCTGGGAGGTGCATAAATTTGGATgacagaagaagaaaataagtaaaaaaaattgaCAAAGGACATTTGGCCCgagctagcagccatatcaccctgcagctctcaactggcagcccactgaagctcagcagggttgagcctggtcaggacctggacaggagacctcctgggaagctatggttgctgctggaagtggtgttagtgggaccagcagggggcgctcaccctgtggtctgtgtgggtcctaatgccccggtgtagtgatgggga from Lepisosteus oculatus isolate fLepOcu1 chromosome 25, fLepOcu1.hap2, whole genome shotgun sequence encodes:
- the LOC102686990 gene encoding leucine-rich repeat-containing protein 15-like yields the protein MWPLTCLFLLLLLGGLALSCPRECLCHTSDGILTVDCAGRALHGLPQDIPGDVGVLILKNNSLDRLPASAFHNFTQLQALHLQSNRLESLPEDLFLPLPQLTHLYLYGNQLTRLPDRIFAPLQNLERLHLNGNHLSRFSDALFSSLPRLKTLVLARNRLESLSPGSFRNLQSLTVLSLSSNGLASLHPGLFSGLQALRVCALYDNKLSAVPAAVFRGLRSLSWLSLARNAVRQLPASLFQQTGLQHLYAYDNQLQTIEAKMLEPLVHLKTLDLRQNSLEQLPEGLFDNASNLTTVRLQGNSWQCDCNVRYLRQWLISNRQLADQPLCMSPPAVRNLPVTDISEAHVSRC